The Methanolacinia paynteri genome includes a region encoding these proteins:
- a CDS encoding DUF2150 family protein codes for MAKKKKDDKPEPQSVLYYFYTQERWDNWMKTLMEMDFEGDPESDEMPEGLASLDNFTKDLNVSVLKIVKIFQNNGFDSKTALEKMNEVEEIIMGEVPDNELTDIIQGVQMRFLVLFLSCRKYINGEIPSAEIKDLVKSGRDVGDDDPEKALEIAADIGALVLDGGSCCGKYLRGDVDEPIMFDDWLIEVDDMGEAMKTLSKFDEEFGVGI; via the coding sequence ATGGCAAAGAAAAAGAAGGACGATAAGCCGGAGCCGCAGTCGGTTCTGTATTACTTCTATACACAGGAAAGATGGGACAACTGGATGAAGACCCTCATGGAGATGGATTTTGAAGGCGATCCCGAGTCCGATGAGATGCCCGAGGGGCTTGCGTCTCTTGACAACTTTACCAAGGACCTCAATGTCTCGGTCTTAAAGATAGTAAAAATCTTCCAGAACAACGGTTTCGATTCAAAGACAGCCCTCGAGAAGATGAACGAAGTCGAAGAGATCATCATGGGCGAAGTCCCCGATAACGAGCTTACCGACATTATCCAGGGCGTCCAGATGAGATTCCTTGTCCTGTTCCTCTCGTGCAGGAAGTACATCAATGGTGAAATTCCGTCAGCAGAGATCAAGGACCTCGTAAAATCCGGCCGTGATGTGGGAGACGACGATCCTGAAAAAGCTCTTGAGATTGCAGCCGATATCGGTGCCCTAGTGCTTGACGGCGGTTCTTGCTGCGGCAAATATCTGCGCGGCGATGTTGATGAGCCGATCATGTTCGACGACTGGCTCATCGAGGTCGACGACATGGGCGAGGCGATGAAGACGCTCAGCAAGTTCGACGAGGAGTTCGGAGTCGGCATTTGA
- a CDS encoding KamA family radical SAM protein, whose translation MTENTCLKSVAEVNRQFDAGLSGLDDVENNFPLLANQYYLSLIDWDDPEDPIRKIIIPDSAEMVKWGSLDPSMEARNTKSPGLQHKYPATALMLISDNCGGFCRFCFRKRLFIEPGDEKIRDLSKDLDYIRSHPEISNVLLSGGDALTASTSRLNKILSALFSIKHIKSVRIGTKMPAYNPFRIIEDESLHEMVRENSRPGKMLYFMTQFNHPRELTKEAKESLDLLRLSGASLANQTPILNGVNSDPETLSGLCSNLAEAGNVPYYLFQCRPAAGNRHFTVPVESTYEIYEKAKRSLSGLAKRARYVMSHATGKIEVIGMDPEKVYMKYHQAANPHEIGKVMSFKRDPKALWFDDYL comes from the coding sequence ATGACAGAAAATACGTGTTTGAAGAGTGTTGCGGAGGTGAACAGGCAGTTTGATGCAGGACTCTCCGGCCTGGATGACGTAGAGAATAATTTCCCATTACTTGCGAATCAATACTATCTTTCGCTGATAGACTGGGACGACCCGGAAGATCCGATAAGAAAAATTATAATTCCCGATTCCGCCGAGATGGTGAAGTGGGGCTCGCTCGATCCGTCCATGGAGGCGAGAAATACGAAATCTCCCGGCCTTCAGCACAAATATCCGGCAACGGCTCTGATGCTGATAAGCGATAACTGCGGAGGGTTCTGCCGCTTCTGCTTCAGGAAAAGATTGTTCATAGAACCCGGCGATGAAAAGATCAGGGATCTTTCAAAGGATCTCGATTATATCCGGAGCCACCCGGAGATCTCAAACGTGCTTCTCTCGGGCGGTGACGCACTCACGGCGTCTACTTCCCGGCTGAATAAGATTCTATCCGCACTTTTTTCCATAAAACATATCAAATCCGTACGAATAGGTACGAAGATGCCGGCATACAACCCGTTTAGGATAATCGAAGACGAATCCCTGCATGAAATGGTCAGGGAGAACAGCAGGCCGGGAAAGATGCTCTATTTCATGACGCAGTTCAATCACCCGAGGGAGCTGACAAAAGAGGCGAAGGAATCACTGGATCTACTGAGGCTTTCAGGCGCATCTCTTGCAAACCAGACTCCGATTTTAAATGGTGTAAACAGCGATCCCGAAACACTCTCAGGGCTCTGCTCGAATCTTGCTGAAGCGGGGAATGTGCCTTATTATCTCTTCCAGTGCAGGCCTGCGGCAGGCAACAGGCATTTTACCGTTCCGGTGGAAAGCACATATGAAATATATGAAAAAGCGAAAAGAAGTCTCTCGGGGCTTGCGAAAAGAGCGAGATATGTAATGTCGCATGCCACAGGAAAGATCGAAGTGATCGGTATGGATCCTGAGAAGGTATATATGAAATATCACCAGGCAGCAAATCCCCATGAAATAGGAAAGGTGATGTCGTTTAAGAGAGATCCAAAGGCATTATGGTTCGATGATTATCTCTGA
- a CDS encoding DUF5814 domain-containing protein, with protein sequence MIASKAKFRGAKKLQNIVGFRVPELVFKGPFLEAVSACMNYQKLDKRTREQLIHFFKDFLDCKCRQNPLCGCPERKFVKMIVELRISGLDHRQISEVMLDEYGIDIAPADILSFLESSVHILESIKDISKIEGKEDLSAETAQLIASVSH encoded by the coding sequence TTGATCGCATCGAAGGCGAAATTCAGGGGAGCGAAGAAGCTCCAGAATATTGTCGGGTTCCGTGTTCCCGAACTGGTATTCAAAGGGCCGTTTCTTGAGGCAGTCAGCGCCTGCATGAATTACCAGAAGCTCGACAAGAGGACAAGGGAACAGCTTATACATTTTTTTAAGGATTTTCTTGACTGCAAGTGCAGGCAAAACCCTCTGTGCGGGTGCCCGGAAAGAAAATTCGTGAAGATGATCGTCGAACTGCGGATCTCAGGACTGGATCACAGGCAGATAAGTGAGGTCATGCTCGACGAATACGGTATCGATATCGCGCCTGCAGATATACTGAGTTTTCTCGAAAGTTCTGTTCATATCCTCGAATCGATAAAAGATATATCGAAGATTGAGGGAAAAGAGGATCTTTCGGCAGAGACCGCACAGCTGATTGCATCCGTCTCGCACTGA
- a CDS encoding lamin tail domain-containing protein, giving the protein MANKKGPKKKSKKSKGKLAAGVAVVLIVVISGYSYEEGYFPDGFYPGEKDEITVGAFNVQVFGTTKASNDEVMNILSDIICRYDIVAIQEIRDSSGTAIQDLMEKVDEKDPLYEYVISERLGRTSSKEQYAYIYNTAKVNLSSTPRTYPEPSGTDPFHREPFIASFSSTDGDFIATFATIHTDPDEAEEEIDALTDVAEYCTEVLPEDEMVILMGDFNADCSYFDEDDASSPLRSGKYSWLIGNDLDTTTKSTDCTYDRIVVLGDYQKYYTGDAGVIRFDELYDLDQDLTEDVSDHYPVYAKFYTEAKGIGGTIDTLYNTAGNNETCEACSSGSVEITGLNLDDEWVTITNTGESDVDITNWRITNSGSSYSYVFPDAILESGETVTLYSKTGSNTEKSYYWNSGENIWNNSGDTAGLYDEDGNLIDSYTS; this is encoded by the coding sequence ATGGCGAATAAGAAGGGTCCGAAGAAAAAGAGCAAAAAAAGTAAAGGCAAACTTGCAGCAGGAGTCGCTGTCGTTCTGATCGTAGTCATATCAGGGTACTCGTACGAGGAAGGATACTTTCCTGACGGCTTTTACCCGGGAGAGAAGGACGAGATAACTGTCGGTGCATTCAACGTTCAGGTGTTCGGAACTACGAAGGCATCCAACGACGAAGTGATGAATATTCTATCAGATATTATCTGCCGTTACGATATCGTTGCAATCCAGGAGATCAGGGACTCATCAGGAACGGCGATACAGGATCTGATGGAGAAAGTGGATGAAAAAGATCCCTTATACGAGTATGTAATCAGCGAGAGGCTCGGCAGGACTTCGTCAAAGGAGCAGTATGCATATATCTACAATACAGCCAAAGTGAATCTCTCATCTACCCCCCGGACATATCCTGAACCTTCGGGAACCGACCCCTTCCACAGGGAGCCTTTCATCGCCTCCTTCAGTTCGACTGACGGGGATTTTATCGCGACATTCGCAACCATACACACAGATCCCGACGAGGCTGAAGAGGAGATCGACGCCCTGACCGATGTCGCGGAGTACTGCACGGAGGTGCTCCCGGAAGACGAGATGGTGATCCTGATGGGCGACTTCAACGCCGACTGTTCGTACTTCGATGAAGACGATGCCTCCTCCCCGCTGAGATCCGGGAAGTACTCGTGGCTGATAGGAAACGATCTCGATACCACGACCAAATCGACAGACTGTACTTACGACAGGATCGTCGTTCTCGGCGACTACCAGAAATATTACACGGGAGATGCGGGTGTGATCAGGTTCGACGAATTATACGATCTCGACCAGGACCTCACAGAGGATGTTTCGGACCATTATCCTGTTTATGCTAAATTTTATACTGAAGCAAAAGGAATTGGAGGGACGATCGACACCCTTTACAACACTGCCGGGAACAATGAAACCTGCGAGGCGTGCAGCTCGGGATCAGTAGAGATCACGGGCCTGAATCTCGATGACGAGTGGGTGACGATCACGAACACTGGAGAGAGCGATGTCGATATCACAAACTGGAGGATCACGAACTCAGGATCGAGCTATTCGTATGTATTTCCCGACGCGATCCTGGAATCGGGGGAGACCGTAACTCTCTATTCAAAAACGGGAAGCAACACTGAAAAGAGCTATTACTGGAACTCGGGAGAAAATATCTGGAACAATTCCGGTGACACCGCCGGGCTGTATGATGAAGACGGCAACCTGATCGACAGCTACACTTCGTGA